DNA from Bacteroidetes bacterium SB0662_bin_6:
CTCGTCAGGCCGGAGGGCGACCCGTGCGTGTCCCCCGACGGCGCGGTACGAGTCGGCGCGCATGATCGTGTAGGAGCCCACTCCAATGAAGGCGGAACTGCGCGGATCCTGCACCTTCCAGAGCCGCTGTCTGGCGCCGACCAGGAGGTGAAATGTAATCGTGCAAGCCTGTAGCATGACGCCAGTGAGCGTGAGTCGCGGCGCCGCAGCCAAGTGATCGAGTCGCTGCCGGACGAGGTAGCGCACGCCAAGCGCTGCGGCGTCGGGGGCGAAGACCACGTCGGCGTCGGTGAAGAGGAGGACGTCGCCGGTGGCTGCATCCGCGCCGCGTTGGGCCGCGTGAGGCTTGCCGAACCAACCCGCCGGGAGTTCGTCGATGTGCAGGACGTTGAGACGCGGGTCCCGGGCGCCCAGACGTTCGGCGATTTCTCCCGTACAGTCGGTGGAGCGGTCGTTGACGAAGACGATTTCGTAGTCGTGGTATCGGAGGGCGAGAAGCGACCGCAGGGCGCCTTCTATCGAGCGCTCCTCGTTATGGGCGGTGACAATGATGGAAAGGCGGGGAAGTGGAGAATCGTCGGGGCCTGGTGGGGCCACATCCTCCAGCCGGGGGATCCTGTAATGATCGAACAGGGCGCCGATGGCGAAAGCCACCCATGCGGCGAGGGTGAGGGCCGCGAGGGCGAGCGCCGAGTGAGCGACCAGAAATGTCGTCATGCAGGTGGCTTCAATGAGGCCGGAGCCGGACGGCCCGGGAGGTTTTCGGGATTGCGTAGGTGCCTTGAATACCCCCTTTTGAGTAAAAAAAGATCATTGAGACCCGGCCAACTCTGCCAGCGCACAGTCGCCGCGCACGGCCGCTACTGCCTGATGCCCCGCTGCGTGGACAGATACGTCGCGAAGCTGCCGAGCCAATGGCTCCCGACGTAGTTGTTTGGATCTACCCCGGCGAAGCCGGCCTCGGCATTCCGGGCCGCGAGCGCCGCCATCGCTGCCTTTCGGTCGTCATCTTCCGGAAGCGCGCTCATGATGCCCTGCAGCATCCAGGCGCGGCTCAGGTGCAGGCCGTGCAGATGCCCGAAAGCATCCTCTTCGTCAAAGGGAACGTGTACCGGTTCCAGCATCCTGGGTAGCGGGCCCGGCATAAAGCCGTCGAGCCAAGCGGCGAACTCTCCGGGCGGCAGCACCCGCCGCATGAAGTCGGCCTCGGCAAGACAGGGCGAAAGGAAGTCCTGCCCCGACGGCTCGTAGTCCACCGGACAGTCACGGTCGTCGCCGTACCAGGCACCCGCCCGAGCCGCCAGCAGATCCTGCATGGACTGGTCGCCCACGGACATCGCCCAGTCGTGGATCAACCCCGCTGAAAAGGCCGTCTGCTCATGCTCGCCCACGCGCACAGGATATTCGAGTTTGTCCAGGAACTCAACGAGCCGCTCCACGGCATTCGCAACCAGGGGCGCGAGCGTCTCGCGCCAGCGGGCGGCCCGCCCTCGGTCATCATCCGAGGATTCCGGATCGGCGCTCCACTCGTGAAGCTCCGCGTCGAGCTGGAGAAGCCAGGCCAGGCCGTAGGGACGCTCGAACCCGCGCCGGCCCTCCTTCGAAACGAAGTCAAGTTCGCCGGCAACCCGCTCATCGGTTAAGTTATGATCGAGTGCCATCCGCGCATCGGAAGCGAACTCGGCATCAGGGAACCGGCGGGTCAGGCGCGCCAGCAGCCAGTGTCCGTGGACTGCGGAGTGCCAGTCATAGCAGCCGTAGAAGACCGGCGTCAGATCCCGGGGCAAGCCGAGGTCGTCGTCGCTCTCCAAGCGCACCCGCAGGCCGTACGGATACTCCTTCGTCACGCAGTCGAGGGCGAGCGCCGCGAACGCGGACACGCCCGTCTCCTCAAGCTTCGGAGGTGTCAGGTCCACGGGAGCCGCTTCGTCGAAAGGCGCCGGATCGCTGCTTCCGCAGGCCCCCACCAATCCAGCCACGAGCGCCAGTACGCCGAACCACCGTCTCGGATCGTGGTGAACCATCGCATTCCTCCTTCCTTTCTGGTCAGAACTGCCGGGCCTCACTCACCATACACCCCCCTACACCGCCTCATACGAAGCATCCACCCAGGCCCGCTTCTTGCCGCTTTCTATCGCCGTATGAATGAAATGCACGCCTGTCGCGCCGTCCTGCACGGTAGGAAAGTCCATTGTGATGTCGTCCGCCTCCGCTCCGGTTTGATGTGCGGCTATGGCATGCACCGCATTCACGTAGATGTTCGCAAACGCCTCCAGAAACGCTTCGGGGTGCCCTGACGGAAGCCGGGTGCTGCGCTGGGCCGCTTCCACGAGGTAGGGGTTCCCCCGCTTGTACACCTGCTCCGGCCCGTCGTTGGACAGAAAGCGCAGGTAATTCGGATTCTCCTGCACCCATGCGAGGGAGCCTTTCGCGCCGTAGACGCGAATGTTAAGGCCGTTTTCCTCCCCTACGGAAATCTGGGAGCAATGCAACACGCCCCGCGCCCCTCCCTTGTAGTGGATCAGCATGTTGGCGTCGTCCTCGAGCGCCCGTCCCGGCACGAACGTATGAATGTCCGCGCAGAGCGATTCTATTTCGAGGCCGGTGATATAGCGCGCCAGATTTTCCGCGTGCGAACCGATATCCCCCACCGCCGATGACACGCCGGCCTTCGAGGGGTCCGTGCGCCACGCGGCCTGCTTACTGCCGGTGTCTTCCAGCTTCGTGGCAAGCCAGCCTTGCGGATACTCCACCACCACCTTGTTGATTTCGCCCAGTTCGCCGTTCTGCACCATGGCGCGGGCCTGCTTGACCATCGGATAGCCCGTGTAATTGTGCGTGAGGGCGAAGACGACGTCATGCGCCGCTACGAGCCGGCATAATTCCTCCGCTTCCTCGACGGTGGTCGTCATGGGTTTGTCGCACACGACATGGATGCCGCGTTCGATGAACGCCTTCGCGACCGGGAAATGCATAAAATTGGGCGTAACGATCGATACGAAGTCGATGCGCTCGTCGTCGGGAAGGGCAGCCTCCCGCTCGGCCATTTCCGTGAAGGAATCGTACACACGGGCCGGATCCAGATGCAGCGCCTCCCCCTGTTGCCGCGATTTGGCGGGATTCGATGAAAAAGCCCCCGCTACAAGCGTCGTAAGCCCGTCGAGGGCAGCCGCCTTGCGGTGTACCTCGCCGATGAAGGCGCCGGGGCCGCCGCCCACCATTCCATAACGGAGTTTTCTGCTCAAAGACATAGTGCTGTCGCTGTATGGTATCGTTGGTTTCCTGTGAAAACGAAAGAAACGCCCCCTACCCCGGCGGCGCGTACGAAGCGTCCACCCAGGCCCGCTCCTTGCCGCTTTCTATCGCCGTATGAATGAAATGCACGCCTGCTGCGCCGTCCTGCACGGTAGGGAAGTCCATTGTGATGTCGTCCACCTCCGCTCCGGTGCGGTGCGCTTCGATGGCGTGCGTCGCATTCACGTAGATGTTCGCAAACGCCTCCAGAAACGCTTCGGGGTGTCCTGAGGGAATCCGGGTGTTGCGCCGGGCCGCTTCCGCGAGGTAAGGATTTCCTCGCTTGTACACGCGCTCGGGCCCGTCGTTGGACAGAAAGCGCAGGTAATTCGGATTCTGCTGGCCCCACGCGAGCGCGCCGGCCGCGCCGTAGACGCGGATGTTGAAGTCGTTCTCCTCGCCTACGGAAATCTGGGAGCAATGCAATACGCCGCGCGCGCCTCCCTGGTAGCGAATCAGCATGCTGGCGTCGTCCTCGAGCGTCCGTCCCGGCACGAACGTATGAATGTCGGCGCAGAGCGACTCCATTTCGAGGCCGGTGATATAGCGCGCAAGGTTTTCCGCGTGAGAACCGATGTCTCCCACCGACAAGGACACGCCGGCCCTCAAGGAATCCGTGCGCCACTCGGCCTGCTTGTTGCCGGCGTCTTCCAGCTTCGTGGCAAGCCAGCCTTGCGGATACTCGACCACCACCTTGTGGATTTCGCCAAGTTCGCCGTTCTGCACCATGGCGCGGGCCTGCTTGACCATCGGGTAGCCCGTGTAATTGTGCGTGAGGGCGAACACGACATCGTGGGCCGCCACGAGCCGGCATAGTTCCTCTGCATCTTCGAGCGTGGTCGTCATGGGTTTTTCGCATACGACATGTACGCCGCGTTCGATGAACGCCTTCGCTATCGGAAAATGCAAAAAATTGGGCGTAACGATCGATACGAAGTCGATGCGCTCGTCTTCGGGAAGGGCCGCCTCCCGCTCGGCCATTTCCTCGAAGGAGTCGTAGAGGCGGGCCGGATCCAGATGCAGCGCCTCCCCATGCTGCCGCGATTTGGCGGGATCCGTCGAAAAAACTCCCGCTGCGAGCGTCGTAAATCCGTCGAGGGCAGCGGCCTTGCGGTGTATTTTTCCGACGAAGGCGCCGGGACCACCGCCTACCATTCCGTAACGGAGTTTTCTGCTCAAAGGCATGATCCTGTCGCCTTTCGATCGACGATTTCCGACGAAAACGGGTGAGAAATCACCCGGAAGGACGGTCTATGCCGCCAGAAACAACAGTGTATTATGTCGGGACGGCGGGATTTGAACCCACGACCCCTTGCACCCCATGCAAGTGCGCTACCGGACTGCGCCACGTCCCGAAAACAGACCCGAAGATAGGATTTTTTTCGATGGCATGATACGCGCGAGTTCAAAATGTTTTCCCGCCCGCCCGAGCTACGACAGGACAAAACCCAGCAGCAGCACAGCCACGATGCCCGTCACGCCCGCCACGGCGGAACCGACCGTATGCAGCTTGTAGGCCTGCGAGACCGTCATCCCGGAAAACTGGCTCACCACCCAGAAGTAGCTGTCGTTCGCGTGCGAGACTGTCATGGAGCCGGCCCCGATGGCGAGCGTGGTCAGCACCGGCCCGAACGACGACGCCAGCCCCAATGCCGGCAGCAGCGGAAACATGATGGACGCGGAGGTGATGATGGCCACGGTCGAGGAGCCGAGCGCCGTCTTGAGCGAGGCGGCCAAGAGAAACGGAACGAGCATGCTGAAAGCCCCCAGCCCTATCGAACCGAGAAGACCTCCGAGGTATTCCCCTATGGGCGTCGCCTGAAGCACCTTGCCGAAAGCGCCCCCTGCCCCGGTGATGAGAATAATCAGGCCGCCCGTTCGGAGCGATTCCGATATCCATTCCATGCGTACGCGTCCGCCCGAGCGCCATACCGCCGCACAGGCCGCAGCTACCCCGAGAAGCAGCGCCGAATTGGGATTCCCGATGAACCGGAGCAGGACAAAGAGATTCCCTTCCCCGAACGGACGCCCGGGCAACGACGCGATGGACTGCGCCGCAATGAGCGCCACGGGCAGCAGAATGGGCAGAAAGGCCAGCCATGCGGAACGGAGCTGGATATCCCCGGCGGCAGTGTCGACGGGAGAGACGTTTCCAGGCGCTTCGCCTGCCTGTTCCGCATCATGCTCCCCTTCTATGACGATGCGGCGCCCGGCAACCTGCGCGAAAAACCATGTCGCGGCAATGACAGGTACGCAAACAGCGAAGCCGAGCAGCATCACCAGGCCTATGTCCGCTCCCAGCTCTCCTGCGGCGGCAAGGGGGCCCGGCGTGGGGGGGATGAACACATGGCCGGCGTACAGCCCCATGCTCAGCGCCACCGTAAAGGAGGCGAGCGATGTGCCGGATTGTCTGGCCAGCGAACGGTTCAGCGGCGACAGCACGACAAACCCGGAATCGCAGAAAACGGGGATCGACACGAACAGGCCGGTGATGCCCATGGCGAGCAGCGAACGCGCCTTGCCGATCCAGCGCAACACGGAGCGGGCCATGAGCGCCGCCCCGCCGGTCTTTTCAAGCAGGGCGCCAATGATCGTACCCGCGGCGATGACGATCCCTATGTAGCCGATCGTGCCGCCGAACCCCTCCGTGATAGCTGTAATGACCTCATTTCCCGGCAATCCCGCTGCAAGCCCGACCAGATAGGCCGCGATCAACAGCACAAGAAACGGATGCGCACGAAAACGGGCCGTCGCCACAATGACGAAAACGACGGCCCCGACAAGAATTGCTATGAGGATCGGTCCGGTCAGTTCGCTTCAAGCTGGTCGAGCGCCTCTTTGAGAAAGCGCCGCAATTCGGCGAGATTGCGCATGTGCTCGCCCCCCGCCCCGGATTCCTCCGCAGAAAGTACCTTCTTTGCTGCCTTTATCTTTAACCCCCTGTCTTTCAGCAGGTACCGGATGCGCTCCACAATGCGGATGTCCTCGCTCGTGTAGGTGCGGCGCCCGGCGCGGTTCTTTCGGGGTTTCAGCTCCCTGAACTCGGTTTCCCAGTAACGCAGGACGTGCGTTTCGAGGCCCGTCATCTCACTGACTTCGCCGATCGAATAGTAGAGCTTCTGAATACTCTTTTCCTGCATGAAGCTTCTGCGAACAAGAACACAACATCGCGGATAAGGTACGAAAACCCGGCAGCGAATGCGAAGGCAAATGTCGCAGGCGAGCCAGAGTATCCTGAAAAATATCAGACTCCATCTTGCGGCAACGTATTCCGTCTTGCGGGTAAGTGAATCCTCCGGAAAAAAATGGCACGCGGAAGCGGCTCTTCTCTTTGTCGTGACCGTCTGGGGAGTGAATTATCCGCTGCTGAAATCGGTCATGGAGGTCATGCATCCGCACATGATCAACAGCTTCCGGTTTTCGATCTCGATTCTCGTGCTCGGCGGGATTTACCTGTACCGGCGCCGGCAAACAGGTTTACCCGTCTGGGAGCCCCTCCGAAAATACCCTCTTCGGATCGCCGGACTGGGCGCGCTGGGTTTTATCGTCTACCAGCACCTGTTCGTTCACGGCATATATCATACCACGGCGGGCAACGCGGCCCTGATCATGACCAGCGTGCCCCTGTGGACGGTGTTACTGAGCGCTACGCTGGGTACAGAGCGAATCCGGGGAAGAACGTGGTTTGCCCTTCCCTTCGTACTGGTCGGCGCCATGGTGATCGTGGTGGGCGGCGCCGGAACGATTTCGTTCGACAGCGGGATATTCCTCGGGAATGTGCTGATGCTGGGCGCTGCCTGTTCCTGGGGCTGCTATACGGCACTCAATAAACCCATGCTGCGTCATGTCTCCGCAACCGGACTGACGTTCCTTGCACTGATGTTCGCCCTTCCCGTACTGATCGGAATGGGCCTGCCGGAGATTGCCCACACGGACTGGAGCGCTGTGACCCCGAGGCACTGGGCAATCATCGTGTATTCGGGGGGGCTTTCCACGGGCCTGGTCCTGGCGCTGTGGAACAACGCAGTGAACCATGTAGGCGCCTCGCACACGGCTGCATACGGCAATCTGGTTCCGCTTACGGCACTGACCGCGAGTTACCTTCTGCTGGGCGAAACGGTGAGCCTCATCCAGATTATCGGCGGCGCCACCGTGATCGGGGGGCTCCTGATCCTGCGCGGCATGCGCCGGAAAGCGGCCCCGGTGTGACGGAGACGATCAGCGGAACCGCAGACGTACCCCGGCTTTGCCCGATCTGCAAGACCCGGTCCAAACAGGGGCCGGCGCCATCACCATTCAGGAGAAGACCACCTGGATATCCGTGTATTCCAGCAGGCCTTCTTCGCCGAACTCAACCCCGAACCCGGAGCTCTTCACCCCGCCGAACGGGGCATTGGGCTGGATCATGCCGTGCTTGTTGATCCAGACCGAACCGCACTCCATGCGATTCGCGATTTCCCTGGCCTGTGTAATGTCCCGGCTCCAGACGGACCCCCCAAGGCCGCTCGGATTGTCGTTCGCCTTCTCGATGGCCTCCTCGACCTGGCTGTACCGGATGACGGGCAGGACAGGACCGAACTGCTCCTCGTCCACCAGCCGGTCGCCGTTGTCGAGATCCGTAATGATCGTCAGCGGATAGAAATATCCCTTGCCGCCCATCTTGTCCCGGTATTTCTCCGGATCGTCCCCGAGGAGCACCCGGCCGCCCGCCTTGCCGCTGGCAGCCAGATCCGCCACGATGTCATATTGTTTGGCATTCTGAACCGGACCCAGAATCACATCCTCGCCCGTGCCCTCGCCCATTTTCATGTTTTCGGCAACGGCGACG
Protein-coding regions in this window:
- a CDS encoding glycosyltransferase gives rise to the protein MTTFLVAHSALALAALTLAAWVAFAIGALFDHYRIPRLEDVAPPGPDDSPLPRLSIIVTAHNEERSIEGALRSLLALRYHDYEIVFVNDRSTDCTGEIAERLGARDPRLNVLHIDELPAGWFGKPHAAQRGADAATGDVLLFTDADVVFAPDAAALGVRYLVRQRLDHLAAAPRLTLTGVMLQACTITFHLLVGARQRLWKVQDPRSSAFIGVGSYTIMRADSYRAVGGHARVALRPDEDIRLGQAVKMRGMRSAFLKGKAMLECTWYHSLGDFVRGLEKNLFAALDYSLFLATGATATLIWLAAAPLVLAPLLLANGQPLAGLLFAACPLIYWVVATTASRDDSYPWWSALPFPLAVLIFVYVLWRSTFLTIFRGVIWGGPPIPFSKLRKARIRVRG
- a CDS encoding DUF2891 domain-containing protein gives rise to the protein MVHHDPRRWFGVLALVAGLVGACGSSDPAPFDEAAPVDLTPPKLEETGVSAFAALALDCVTKEYPYGLRVRLESDDDLGLPRDLTPVFYGCYDWHSAVHGHWLLARLTRRFPDAEFASDARMALDHNLTDERVAGELDFVSKEGRRGFERPYGLAWLLQLDAELHEWSADPESSDDDRGRAARWRETLAPLVANAVERLVEFLDKLEYPVRVGEHEQTAFSAGLIHDWAMSVGDQSMQDLLAARAGAWYGDDRDCPVDYEPSGQDFLSPCLAEADFMRRVLPPGEFAAWLDGFMPGPLPRMLEPVHVPFDEEDAFGHLHGLHLSRAWMLQGIMSALPEDDDRKAAMAALAARNAEAGFAGVDPNNYVGSHWLGSFATYLSTQRGIRQ
- a CDS encoding Gfo/Idh/MocA family oxidoreductase; this translates as MSLSRKLRYGMVGGGPGAFIGEVHRKAAALDGLTTLVAGAFSSNPAKSRQQGEALHLDPARVYDSFTEMAEREAALPDDERIDFVSIVTPNFMHFPVAKAFIERGIHVVCDKPMTTTVEEAEELCRLVAAHDVVFALTHNYTGYPMVKQARAMVQNGELGEINKVVVEYPQGWLATKLEDTGSKQAAWRTDPSKAGVSSAVGDIGSHAENLARYITGLEIESLCADIHTFVPGRALEDDANMLIHYKGGARGVLHCSQISVGEENGLNIRVYGAKGSLAWVQENPNYLRFLSNDGPEQVYKRGNPYLVEAAQRSTRLPSGHPEAFLEAFANIYVNAVHAIAAHQTGAEADDITMDFPTVQDGATGVHFIHTAIESGKKRAWVDASYEAV
- a CDS encoding Gfo/Idh/MocA family oxidoreductase yields the protein MPLSRKLRYGMVGGGPGAFVGKIHRKAAALDGFTTLAAGVFSTDPAKSRQHGEALHLDPARLYDSFEEMAEREAALPEDERIDFVSIVTPNFLHFPIAKAFIERGVHVVCEKPMTTTLEDAEELCRLVAAHDVVFALTHNYTGYPMVKQARAMVQNGELGEIHKVVVEYPQGWLATKLEDAGNKQAEWRTDSLRAGVSLSVGDIGSHAENLARYITGLEMESLCADIHTFVPGRTLEDDASMLIRYQGGARGVLHCSQISVGEENDFNIRVYGAAGALAWGQQNPNYLRFLSNDGPERVYKRGNPYLAEAARRNTRIPSGHPEAFLEAFANIYVNATHAIEAHRTGAEVDDITMDFPTVQDGAAGVHFIHTAIESGKERAWVDASYAPPG
- a CDS encoding GntP family permease, giving the protein MTGPILIAILVGAVVFVIVATARFRAHPFLVLLIAAYLVGLAAGLPGNEVITAITEGFGGTIGYIGIVIAAGTIIGALLEKTGGAALMARSVLRWIGKARSLLAMGITGLFVSIPVFCDSGFVVLSPLNRSLARQSGTSLASFTVALSMGLYAGHVFIPPTPGPLAAAGELGADIGLVMLLGFAVCVPVIAATWFFAQVAGRRIVIEGEHDAEQAGEAPGNVSPVDTAAGDIQLRSAWLAFLPILLPVALIAAQSIASLPGRPFGEGNLFVLLRFIGNPNSALLLGVAAACAAVWRSGGRVRMEWISESLRTGGLIILITGAGGAFGKVLQATPIGEYLGGLLGSIGLGAFSMLVPFLLAASLKTALGSSTVAIITSASIMFPLLPALGLASSFGPVLTTLAIGAGSMTVSHANDSYFWVVSQFSGMTVSQAYKLHTVGSAVAGVTGIVAVLLLGFVLS
- a CDS encoding MerR family transcriptional regulator translates to MQEKSIQKLYYSIGEVSEMTGLETHVLRYWETEFRELKPRKNRAGRRTYTSEDIRIVERIRYLLKDRGLKIKAAKKVLSAEESGAGGEHMRNLAELRRFLKEALDQLEAN
- a CDS encoding DMT family transporter, producing the protein MRRQMSQASQSILKNIRLHLAATYSVLRVSESSGKKWHAEAALLFVVTVWGVNYPLLKSVMEVMHPHMINSFRFSISILVLGGIYLYRRRQTGLPVWEPLRKYPLRIAGLGALGFIVYQHLFVHGIYHTTAGNAALIMTSVPLWTVLLSATLGTERIRGRTWFALPFVLVGAMVIVVGGAGTISFDSGIFLGNVLMLGAACSWGCYTALNKPMLRHVSATGLTFLALMFALPVLIGMGLPEIAHTDWSAVTPRHWAIIVYSGGLSTGLVLALWNNAVNHVGASHTAAYGNLVPLTALTASYLLLGETVSLIQIIGGATVIGGLLILRGMRRKAAPV